From the genome of Papaver somniferum cultivar HN1 chromosome 2, ASM357369v1, whole genome shotgun sequence, one region includes:
- the LOC113349171 gene encoding uncharacterized protein At4g37920-like isoform X1 produces MNTIPGFLQTSYSLGLSKSNQFYPIQPSILNSRVSVISYPSNTTIKRDSVLVAKPDRLQRSSLKAVVGDAASAIPNDCAEEPISLFSQPDQAFAHEGLAEEHSENGNEEGDADCLDDSQMVKVCDKLIGVFMVDKPTLTDWRRLLAFSKEWNNIRPHFFKRCQIKADAEDDPGLKHNLLRLGRKLTEIDEDMQRHNNLLEVVKAAPAEIKEVVAKRRKDFTKEFFVHLQTVTESYYEDPTKQAALAKLGTSCLDAVQAYDTLSEDREALNVAELKFQDIVNSPSLDVACKKIDNLAEKNQLDSALVLMITKAWSAAKESNMAKDEVKDTLYHLYMTARGNLQRLMPKEIRILKYLLTIEDPELRISGLKDAFTPGDELEGKDVDCLYTTPEKLHTWICTIINAYNFSQEGTLIREARDLMNPTIIQRCEELKKLIQDKFM; encoded by the exons ATGAATACTATTCCTGGGTTTCTCCAAACATCATACTCTCTGGGTTTATCTAAAAGTAATCAATTTTACCCCATTCAACCATCTATTCTTAATTCTAGAGTTTCTGTTATCTCTTATCCATCCAACACAACTATAAAGAGAG ATTCTGTGTTGGTGGCTAAACCAGATAGGCTGCAAAGGTCATCCCTTAAAGCTGTTGTCGGTGATGCAGCTTCTGCAATACCAAATGATTGTGCTGAAGAGCCCATATCGTTATTCAGTCAACCTGATCAAGCATTTGCTCATGAAGGATTAGctgaagaacatagtgaaaatGGCAATGAAGAAGGTGATGCAGATTGTTTAGATGACAGTCAAATGGTGAAAGTTTGTGACAAGCTAATTGGTGTCTTCATGGTTGATAAGCCCACTCTAACAGATTGGAGAAGGTTACTTGCTTTCAGCAAGGAATGGAACAATATCAGGCCTCATTTCTTTAAGCGGTGCCAAATAAAAGCAGATGCTGAGGATGATCCTGGATTAAAACACAATTTGCTTCGGCTAGGAAGGAAGTTGACAGAA ATTGATGAAGATATGCAGAGACATAACAATCTGCTTGAAGTAGTGAAAGCAGCACCAGCTGAGATCAAAGAAGTTGTTGCAAAACGACGTAAAGATTTCACCAAGGAATTCTTTGTACACCTTCAGACGGTAACGGAATCTTATTACGAAGATCCCACCAAGCAAGCTG CTTTGGCAAAGCTTGGAACTTCGTGCTTGGATGCAGTACAAGCCTATGATACTCTTTCAGAAGATAGAGAAGCACTGAATGTGGCTGAGTTGAAGTTTCAAGATATCGTCAATTCCCCTAGTTTAGATGTTGCTTGCAAGAAGATAGACAATTTGGCTGAGAAAAACCAACTTGATTCTGCTCTAGTGCTAATGATCACCAAAGCCTGGTCAGCTGCTAAGGAGTCAAACATGGCAAAAGATGAG GTTAAGGATACATTGTACCACTTGTATATGACTGCAAGAGGTAATCTTCAGAGGCTAATGCCTAAAGAGATCAGAATACTTAAATATCTTCTCACCATTGAGGATCCTGAGCTGAGGATATCTGGTCTAAAAGATGCATTTACCCCTGGAGATGAACTAGAAGGAAAGGACGTTGACTGTCTGTACAC AACGCCGGAGAAGCTTCATACCTGGATATGCACTATAATAAATGCTTACAACTTCAGCCAAGAAGGTACTCTTATCAGAGAAGCCAGAGATTTGATGAATCCAACAATCATACAAAGATGTGAAGAACTGAAGAAACTAATCCAGGACAAGTTCATGTGA
- the LOC113349171 gene encoding uncharacterized protein At4g37920-like isoform X3: MSQSTPFIILVSYILVQDHFPVFLLGYLSQLADDSVLVAKPDRLQRSSLKAVVGDAASAIPNDCAEEPISLFSQPDQAFAHEGLAEEHSENGNEEGDADCLDDSQMVKVCDKLIGVFMVDKPTLTDWRRLLAFSKEWNNIRPHFFKRCQIKADAEDDPGLKHNLLRLGRKLTEIDEDMQRHNNLLEVVKAAPAEIKEVVAKRRKDFTKEFFVHLQTVTESYYEDPTKQAALAKLGTSCLDAVQAYDTLSEDREALNVAELKFQDIVNSPSLDVACKKIDNLAEKNQLDSALVLMITKAWSAAKESNMAKDEVKDTLYHLYMTARGNLQRLMPKEIRILKYLLTIEDPELRISGLKDAFTPGDELEGKDVDCLYTTPEKLHTWICTIINAYNFSQEGTLIREARDLMNPTIIQRCEELKKLIQDKFM, encoded by the exons ATGTCACAATCGACTCCATTTAttatattggtttcatatataCTTGTTCAAGACCACTTTCCGGTGTTTCTACTTGGCTATCTTTCACAACTAGCTGATG ATTCTGTGTTGGTGGCTAAACCAGATAGGCTGCAAAGGTCATCCCTTAAAGCTGTTGTCGGTGATGCAGCTTCTGCAATACCAAATGATTGTGCTGAAGAGCCCATATCGTTATTCAGTCAACCTGATCAAGCATTTGCTCATGAAGGATTAGctgaagaacatagtgaaaatGGCAATGAAGAAGGTGATGCAGATTGTTTAGATGACAGTCAAATGGTGAAAGTTTGTGACAAGCTAATTGGTGTCTTCATGGTTGATAAGCCCACTCTAACAGATTGGAGAAGGTTACTTGCTTTCAGCAAGGAATGGAACAATATCAGGCCTCATTTCTTTAAGCGGTGCCAAATAAAAGCAGATGCTGAGGATGATCCTGGATTAAAACACAATTTGCTTCGGCTAGGAAGGAAGTTGACAGAA ATTGATGAAGATATGCAGAGACATAACAATCTGCTTGAAGTAGTGAAAGCAGCACCAGCTGAGATCAAAGAAGTTGTTGCAAAACGACGTAAAGATTTCACCAAGGAATTCTTTGTACACCTTCAGACGGTAACGGAATCTTATTACGAAGATCCCACCAAGCAAGCTG CTTTGGCAAAGCTTGGAACTTCGTGCTTGGATGCAGTACAAGCCTATGATACTCTTTCAGAAGATAGAGAAGCACTGAATGTGGCTGAGTTGAAGTTTCAAGATATCGTCAATTCCCCTAGTTTAGATGTTGCTTGCAAGAAGATAGACAATTTGGCTGAGAAAAACCAACTTGATTCTGCTCTAGTGCTAATGATCACCAAAGCCTGGTCAGCTGCTAAGGAGTCAAACATGGCAAAAGATGAG GTTAAGGATACATTGTACCACTTGTATATGACTGCAAGAGGTAATCTTCAGAGGCTAATGCCTAAAGAGATCAGAATACTTAAATATCTTCTCACCATTGAGGATCCTGAGCTGAGGATATCTGGTCTAAAAGATGCATTTACCCCTGGAGATGAACTAGAAGGAAAGGACGTTGACTGTCTGTACAC AACGCCGGAGAAGCTTCATACCTGGATATGCACTATAATAAATGCTTACAACTTCAGCCAAGAAGGTACTCTTATCAGAGAAGCCAGAGATTTGATGAATCCAACAATCATACAAAGATGTGAAGAACTGAAGAAACTAATCCAGGACAAGTTCATGTGA
- the LOC113349171 gene encoding uncharacterized protein At4g37920-like isoform X2, with product MNTIPGFLQTSYSLGLSKSNQFYPIQPSILNSRVSVISYPSNTTIKRDRLQRSSLKAVVGDAASAIPNDCAEEPISLFSQPDQAFAHEGLAEEHSENGNEEGDADCLDDSQMVKVCDKLIGVFMVDKPTLTDWRRLLAFSKEWNNIRPHFFKRCQIKADAEDDPGLKHNLLRLGRKLTEIDEDMQRHNNLLEVVKAAPAEIKEVVAKRRKDFTKEFFVHLQTVTESYYEDPTKQAALAKLGTSCLDAVQAYDTLSEDREALNVAELKFQDIVNSPSLDVACKKIDNLAEKNQLDSALVLMITKAWSAAKESNMAKDEVKDTLYHLYMTARGNLQRLMPKEIRILKYLLTIEDPELRISGLKDAFTPGDELEGKDVDCLYTTPEKLHTWICTIINAYNFSQEGTLIREARDLMNPTIIQRCEELKKLIQDKFM from the exons ATGAATACTATTCCTGGGTTTCTCCAAACATCATACTCTCTGGGTTTATCTAAAAGTAATCAATTTTACCCCATTCAACCATCTATTCTTAATTCTAGAGTTTCTGTTATCTCTTATCCATCCAACACAACTATAAAGAGAG ATAGGCTGCAAAGGTCATCCCTTAAAGCTGTTGTCGGTGATGCAGCTTCTGCAATACCAAATGATTGTGCTGAAGAGCCCATATCGTTATTCAGTCAACCTGATCAAGCATTTGCTCATGAAGGATTAGctgaagaacatagtgaaaatGGCAATGAAGAAGGTGATGCAGATTGTTTAGATGACAGTCAAATGGTGAAAGTTTGTGACAAGCTAATTGGTGTCTTCATGGTTGATAAGCCCACTCTAACAGATTGGAGAAGGTTACTTGCTTTCAGCAAGGAATGGAACAATATCAGGCCTCATTTCTTTAAGCGGTGCCAAATAAAAGCAGATGCTGAGGATGATCCTGGATTAAAACACAATTTGCTTCGGCTAGGAAGGAAGTTGACAGAA ATTGATGAAGATATGCAGAGACATAACAATCTGCTTGAAGTAGTGAAAGCAGCACCAGCTGAGATCAAAGAAGTTGTTGCAAAACGACGTAAAGATTTCACCAAGGAATTCTTTGTACACCTTCAGACGGTAACGGAATCTTATTACGAAGATCCCACCAAGCAAGCTG CTTTGGCAAAGCTTGGAACTTCGTGCTTGGATGCAGTACAAGCCTATGATACTCTTTCAGAAGATAGAGAAGCACTGAATGTGGCTGAGTTGAAGTTTCAAGATATCGTCAATTCCCCTAGTTTAGATGTTGCTTGCAAGAAGATAGACAATTTGGCTGAGAAAAACCAACTTGATTCTGCTCTAGTGCTAATGATCACCAAAGCCTGGTCAGCTGCTAAGGAGTCAAACATGGCAAAAGATGAG GTTAAGGATACATTGTACCACTTGTATATGACTGCAAGAGGTAATCTTCAGAGGCTAATGCCTAAAGAGATCAGAATACTTAAATATCTTCTCACCATTGAGGATCCTGAGCTGAGGATATCTGGTCTAAAAGATGCATTTACCCCTGGAGATGAACTAGAAGGAAAGGACGTTGACTGTCTGTACAC AACGCCGGAGAAGCTTCATACCTGGATATGCACTATAATAAATGCTTACAACTTCAGCCAAGAAGGTACTCTTATCAGAGAAGCCAGAGATTTGATGAATCCAACAATCATACAAAGATGTGAAGAACTGAAGAAACTAATCCAGGACAAGTTCATGTGA
- the LOC113351985 gene encoding uncharacterized protein LOC113351985, whose protein sequence is MSKFGTIGRNGIVIKKLNESLRLIFTAFIGVVFGFLVGVSFSPSLSTKFTSILVKDAYSSISTEQLLHHHHAMTGMNESSSATQVQTSNNTSKIWVSSNPRGAERLPPGIVVAESDYYARRLWGEPSEDLTMKPKYLVTFTVGLDQKSNIDAAVKKFSESFTILLFHYDGRTSEWDDLEWSKRAIHVSVLKQTKWWYAKRFLHPDVVAPYDYIFIWDEDLGVENFDAEEYLKLVSKHGLEISQPGLDPDRGTTTWQMTERRRDLEVHKNTTERPGWCSDPKLPPCAAFVEIMAPVFSRDAWRCVWHMIQNDLVHGWGLDLALRKCVEPAQEKIGVVDAQWIDHQTVPSLGNQGMAEDGKAPWEGVRDRCTKEWSIFRNRFSDADKAYYKEMGIDPPNSM, encoded by the coding sequence ATGAGTAAATTTGGAACTATTGGCCGGAATGGAATAGTTATAAAGAAATTGAACGAGAGTCTGAGGTTAATTTTTACAGCTTTCATTGGAGTTGTGTTTGGCTTCTTGGTTGGAGTATCTTTTTCACCTTCACTGTCTACTAAATTTACTTCAATTCTTGTAAAAGACGCATATTCTAGCATTTCAACCGAGCAGTTGTTGCACCACCACCATGCTATGACAGGAATGAACGAAAGTAGCTCAGCAACTCAAGTTCAGACTTCTAATAATACTTCAAAGATATGGGTTTCTTCAAATCCTCGAGGTGCAGAAAGACTACCACCGGGTATCGTTGTGGCAGAATCAGACTATTACGCTCGCAGGTTGTGGGGTGAACCCAGTGAGGATCTAACTATGAAGCCGAAGTATCTCGTAACCTTCACTGTTGGTCTTGATCAGAAAAGTAACATTGATGCAGCAGTTAAAAAGTTCTCAGAGAGTTTCACTATTTTGTTGTTCCACTATGATGGTCGGACGAGCGAATGGGACGACCTTGAGTGGTCAAAGCGAGCAATCCACGTTAGTGTGTTGAAGCAGACTAAATGGTGGTACGCCAAACGGTTTTTGCATCCCGATGTGGTGGCACCATATGATTACATATTCATCTGGGATGAAGACCTTGGGGTGGAGAATTTTGATGCAGAAGAATACCTTAAACTGGTGAGCAAGCATGGTCTGGAGATTTCACAACCTGGTTTAGATCCAGATAGAGGAACTACAACATGGCAGATGACAGAGAGAAGACGTGACCTTGAAGTCCATAAAAACACGACGGAGAGACCGGGTTGGTGCAGCGACCCCAAGTTGCCACCATGTGCAGCTTTTGTTGAGATCATGGCACCTGTGTTTTCCAGAGATGCATGGCGATGTGTGTGGCATATGATTCAGAATGACTTAGTTCATGGATGGGGTCTTGACTTGGCTCTCAGGAAATGTGTAGAGCCTGCTCAAGAGAAAATTGGGGTTGTGGACGCTCAGTGGATTGATCATCAAACTGTTCCTTCACTCGGTAACCAGGGGATGGCAGAGGATGGGAAAGCGCCATGGGAAGGGGTGAGAGACAGGTGCACAAAAGAGTGGTCGATTTTCCGGAATAGATTTTCGGATGCAGACAAGGCGTATTACAAGGAAATGGGGATTGATCCGCCTAATTCCATGTAG
- the LOC113351986 gene encoding uncharacterized protein LOC113351986, producing MVKCPVCNEPRYKKVFNEERKLTKVAQKTLRHFPLIPRLQLLYIVSWIAELMLWHFRAQSDINVMRHPVDSSAWRCADSFSPGFSKEPRNVTLGISTDGFNPNGCFGTNHSCWPVVVQPYNLFLSSCMKREFSILVLLISGPRAPGKDIYVYLEPLIEELIVLWNEGVLTYDSFSKTEFVMRERLLWAIHDYPALGTLSGCVTHGYLACHHYGEGTRSDYLPFSRKICYMGHRRWLPIGNKFRDDKTNFDGVVEHGTAPWPLSGLQIQQKVANLKTKHGKGKPPAEPSKKRKRRAAEDNDEDVDAEEEVQDRSLFSRRFILYDLPNWGSNSIRHITDVMHTEKNITEHLLNTIMGNGKSKDSPGARQDLEAMGVKRKLWLKVDEVTGKTIMPDGAFSMSRKKKVAFCTILKNLRVPSNFSSKFRNSVNINPPELRNFKSHDYHVTMQYLLPLLDHVSTSIPKDLRVALLRISTFFRILCAKVINREHLIRAKASLVETICVLEKHFPPSLMVHLVDEALICGPVGFRWMYPFERLMKGFKGLVRNMRYIEGCIAIGYITREASLYCMEDVSVNGEGTHKHTRKAFLDDDDEFADEMSLSKPKNITLTTVQFEQARNWVLSKFVGIDEWKRKYAAYVNSRKTHGPRNRTSQQPLKSFLLWLRDELLEANDVNSVLWRLVQGPLFKPQSYKRYQVNGFFFCAQDSDERTVTHDSGVSMRAITRHRAKSTDRNYIEAEVVYYGIIKNIISSNYMEFEETVFYCDWIRVEDKTNGCQVDPNSYLIKVNLSKMKSIDRVQDEPFIMASEATQVFYSTDLSPEGWSVVLHSPQGLTSLVDNTEIPTINQSVFTENESLENHICADSVV from the exons ATGGTTAAGTGTCCTGTTTGTAATGAACCAAGGTATAAGAAAGTTTTCAATGAGGAGAGAAAACTTACTAAAGTTGCTCAAAAGACTTTAAGACACTTTCCATTAATTCCTAGGCTGCAGCTGCTGTACATCGTGTCATGGATAGCAGAGCTAATGCTTTGGCACTTTAGAGCTCAGTCAGATATCAATGTTATGCGGCATCCTGTGGACTCCTCAGCTTGGCGATGTGCTGATAGCTTTTCGCCAGGGTTTTCTAAGGAGCCGCGTAATGTGACCCTTGGGATATCAACAGATGGTTTCAACCCAAATGGGTGTTTCGGTACTAACCACAGTTGTTGGCCGGTAGTTGTCCAGCCATACAATCTCTTTCTTTCCTCGTGTATGAAGCGAGAATTCTCGATATTGGTGTTGTTGATATCTGGCCCAAGAGCACCAGGTAAAGATATATATGTTTATTTAGAACCTCTGATAGAAGAGTTAATAGTGTTATGGAATGAAGGTGTGTTAACATATGATAGCTTTAGCAAAACTGAATTTGTAATGAGGGAAAGGTTGTTATGGGCAATACACGATTACCCTGCATTAGGTACTTTATCTGGATGTGTAACGCATGGGTACTTAGCTTGTCatcactacggagaaggaactcgTTCAGACTATCTGCCGTTTAGTAGGAAAATATGTTATATGGGACACCGTAGATGGCTTCCAATAGGAAACAAATTTCGAGATGATAAGACCAATTTTGATGGAGTTGTAGAGCATGGTACAGCCCCATGGCCACTATCTGGCTTACAGATTCAACAGAAGGTagctaatttgaaaactaaacatggtAAAGGAAAACCACCAGCAGAACCAAGTAAGAAACGTAAACGGAGAGCTGCAGaggacaacgacgaagatgttGATGCAGAAGAAGAGGTTCAGGACAGGTCGTTGTTTTCGCGAAGGTTTATTCTATATGATTTGCCAAACTGGGGATCAAATTCCATCCGACATATTACAGATGTAATGCACACAGAAAAGAACATAACTGAGCATCTACTTAACACCATAATGGGAAATGGCAAGTCGAAAGACAGTCCTGGTGCACGTCAAGATCTGGAAGCTATGGGGGTTAAAAGGAAATTATGGTTGAAAGTGGATGAGGTGACTGGTAAAACCATAATGCCAGATGGAGCTTTCTCAATGTCAAGAAAGAAGAAAGTTGCTTTTTGTACAATTCTGAAGAACTTAAGGGTGCCGAGCAATTTCTCTTCCAAATTTCGCAATAGCGTCAACATTAATCCTCCAGAGCTAAGGAATTTCAAGTCGCACGATTACCACGTCACAATGCAATATTTGTTGCCATTGTTGGATCATGTATCTACTTCAATACCAAAAGATCTGCGAGTTGCTCTTCTCCGTATCAGTACATTCTTCAGAATTCTGTGTGCAAAGGTTATCAACAGAGAACATCTTATAAGAGCTAAGGCTAGTTTGGTGGAAACCATTTGTGTTCTGGAAAAACATTTCCCTCCTTCTTTAATGgtgcatttggtcgatgaagctTTAATCTGCGGTCCGGTCGGATTTAGATGGATGTATCCCTTTGAGAG GCTGATGAAAGGATTCAAGGGATTGGTGCGCAACATGAGGTACATTGAGGGTTGCATCGCCATAGGGTATATCACGCGAGAAGCTAGCTTATATTGCATGGAAGATGTGTCAGTAAATGGTGAAGGTACTCACAAACATACTCGGAAAGCTTTTTTAGATGATGACGATGAGTTTGCTGATGAGATGTCGTTAAGCAAGCCTAAAAATATCACTTTGACTACGGTACAGTTTGAACAAGCTCGCAACTGGGTCCTATCCAAGTTTGTTGGGATAGATGAATGGAAAAG GAAGTATGCTGCCTATGTTAACAGTCGCAAGACTCATGGTCCAAGAAATCGTACATCACAACAACCATTGAAGAGTTTTCTGTTATGGTTACGTGATGAG TTGTTAGAAGCCAATGATGTGAATTCAGTGCTTTGGCGACTAGTGCAGGGTCCTCTCTTCAAGCCACAGTCGTATAAGAGATACCAAGTTAATGGTTTCTTTTTTTGTGCACAAGATTCCGATGAGCGAACGGTAACACATGACAGTGGTGTCTCGATGAGAGCAATTACCAGACATAGAGCGAAGTCTACGGACAGAAATTACATCGAAGCCGAAGTTGTCTATTATGGAATCATTAAAAATATTATCAGTTCAAACTATATGGAATTTGAAGAGACAGTTTTTTATTGTGATTGGATCAGAGTTGAAGATAAGACTAATGGATGCCAAGTTGATCCAAACTCATACTTGATAAAGGTTAACTTGTCTAAGATGAAAAGCATTGATAGAGTGCAGGATGAACCCTTTATTATGGCTTCAGAAGCAACCCAAGTATTCTACTCAACGGATCTTTCACCCGAGGGATGGTCTGTGGTCTTGCATTCACCGCAGGGGTTAACTTCCTTAGTAGATAACACTGAGATACCCACTATTAATCAGTCTGTTTTTActgaaaatgagagtttagaaaaccATATATGTGCTGATTCCGTAGTTTAG